The following are from one region of the Cyanobium gracile PCC 6307 genome:
- the tsaB gene encoding tRNA (adenosine(37)-N6)-threonylcarbamoyltransferase complex dimerization subunit type 1 TsaB → MSLLPDPDGRRWLLALHSSSESLGVGLQRLGATAPERLETFPLGRSLSNGLFDCLESVLPASAWPQLGRLAVATGPGGFTGTRLTVVLARTLAQQLALPLDGISSFRLMARRLLTGSEPPGGDGPFWLLQELPRRGVVAGLYGADPGQPGGVAELEAPRLHRDSEALAPHPIHPALVQLPEDVIQLLGFSGANAAAGRDAPWQPVLPLYPTSPVEALPC, encoded by the coding sequence TGGCTGCTGGCCCTGCACAGCTCCAGCGAGAGCCTCGGCGTGGGGCTGCAGCGCCTCGGGGCGACGGCGCCCGAGCGGCTGGAGACGTTCCCCCTCGGCCGCTCCCTCTCCAACGGGCTGTTCGACTGCCTGGAGTCGGTGCTGCCGGCCAGCGCGTGGCCCCAGCTGGGCCGCCTGGCGGTGGCCACCGGCCCCGGAGGCTTCACCGGCACCCGCCTGACGGTGGTGCTGGCCCGCACCCTGGCCCAGCAGCTGGCGCTGCCCCTCGATGGGATCAGCAGTTTCCGCCTGATGGCCCGCCGCCTGCTCACCGGATCAGAGCCGCCTGGCGGTGACGGCCCCTTCTGGCTGCTGCAGGAACTGCCGCGGCGCGGTGTGGTGGCGGGGCTCTACGGCGCCGACCCCGGCCAGCCCGGCGGTGTCGCCGAGCTGGAGGCGCCCCGTCTCCACCGCGACAGCGAGGCACTGGCCCCGCACCCGATCCATCCGGCCCTGGTGCAGCTGCCGGAGGACGTGATCCAGCTGCTCGGCTTCAGTGGGGCGAACGCCGCCGCGGGTCGGGACGCCCCCTGGCAACCGGTGCTGCCCCTCTATCCCACCAGTCCGGTGGAGGCGCTCCCATGCTGA
- a CDS encoding beta-ketoacyl-ACP synthase III, producing MALVGSGRALPAASISNDQLSERVETNDDWIRSRTGIGARRVAGPGETVTSLAAEAGRAALAHAGWAPEQVDLILLATSSPDDLFGTAPRVQAALGAHRAVAFDLTAACSGFLFALITAAQYIRSGTMQRVLVIGADQLSRWLDWDDRRTCVLFGDGAGALAVEACDPTGDSLVGFRMRSDGSRNACLTLAQVVEHQPLVGNLSAQVGGFAPIHMNGQEVYKFAVREVPAVLAELLEATGTAAADVDWLLLHQANQRILDAVAERFAMPAERVLSNLSAYGNTSAATIPLMLDEAVRDGRVGAGDLIASSGFGAGLSWGAALFRWSGPGGPPAEP from the coding sequence ATGGCCCTGGTGGGCAGCGGACGCGCCCTCCCCGCCGCCAGCATCAGTAACGACCAGCTGAGCGAGCGGGTCGAGACCAACGACGACTGGATCCGCAGCCGCACCGGCATCGGTGCCCGGCGCGTGGCCGGCCCTGGTGAGACCGTCACCAGCCTGGCCGCCGAGGCGGGCCGGGCGGCCCTGGCCCATGCGGGCTGGGCCCCCGAGCAGGTGGATCTGATCCTGCTGGCCACCTCCAGCCCGGACGACCTGTTCGGCACCGCCCCGCGGGTGCAGGCGGCCCTGGGGGCCCACCGGGCGGTGGCCTTCGATCTCACGGCGGCCTGCAGCGGCTTTCTGTTCGCCCTGATCACGGCCGCCCAGTACATCCGCAGCGGCACGATGCAGCGGGTGCTGGTGATCGGCGCCGACCAGCTGAGCCGCTGGCTCGACTGGGACGACCGCCGCACCTGCGTGCTGTTCGGCGACGGGGCCGGTGCCCTGGCCGTGGAGGCCTGCGACCCCACCGGCGACAGCCTGGTGGGCTTCCGCATGCGCTCGGACGGCAGCCGCAACGCCTGCCTCACCCTGGCCCAGGTGGTCGAGCACCAGCCGTTGGTGGGGAATCTCTCGGCCCAGGTGGGCGGCTTCGCGCCCATCCACATGAACGGTCAGGAGGTTTATAAGTTCGCCGTGCGCGAGGTGCCCGCTGTGCTGGCGGAGCTGCTCGAGGCCACGGGAACCGCCGCCGCGGACGTCGACTGGCTGCTGCTGCACCAGGCCAACCAGCGCATCCTCGACGCCGTGGCCGAGCGCTTCGCCATGCCCGCCGAGCGGGTTCTCAGCAACCTTTCGGCCTACGGCAACACCTCCGCCGCCACGATCCCGCTGATGCTCGACGAAGCGGTGCGAGATGGGCGGGTCGGCGCCGGCGACCTGATCGCCAGCAGCGGCTTCGGCGCCGGCCTCAGCTGGGGCGCCGCCCTGTTCCGCTGGAGTGGTCCTGGGGGCCCCCCAGCCGAGCCCTAA
- a CDS encoding lysophospholipid acyltransferase family protein, whose amino-acid sequence MRRRRRPPADPPALLSTPKPSLTYRLISYLLVFPVFRLLFRGRTTGNDHVPLEGAVVVVANHGSHLDPPLLGHALGRPVAFMAKAELFRVPLLGPIIRACGAYPVERGAGDREAIRTATDRLLQGWATGVFLDGTRQPDGRVNQPQPGAALLAARAGVPLLPVAIINSHRALGPGGHGPRLVPVHIRIGTPIPPPASRRRPDLDATTRAAQEQINRMLDLGPISGSLLFPAREPPALPPTA is encoded by the coding sequence GTGAGACGCCGCCGCCGGCCCCCGGCCGACCCCCCCGCCCTGCTGAGCACACCGAAGCCGAGCCTCACCTACCGGCTGATCAGCTACCTGCTGGTGTTCCCCGTGTTCCGGCTGCTGTTCCGGGGCCGGACCACCGGCAACGACCACGTGCCCCTGGAGGGGGCCGTGGTGGTGGTGGCCAACCACGGCTCCCACCTGGACCCGCCGCTGCTGGGGCACGCCCTGGGCCGGCCGGTGGCCTTCATGGCCAAGGCGGAGCTGTTCCGGGTGCCGCTGCTGGGCCCCATCATCCGGGCCTGCGGCGCCTACCCGGTGGAGCGCGGCGCCGGCGATCGCGAGGCGATCCGCACCGCCACCGACCGGCTGCTGCAGGGCTGGGCCACCGGCGTGTTCCTCGACGGCACCCGCCAGCCGGATGGCCGCGTCAACCAGCCCCAGCCGGGGGCGGCCCTGCTGGCAGCCCGGGCCGGCGTACCGCTGCTGCCGGTGGCGATCATCAACAGCCACCGGGCCCTGGGACCCGGTGGACACGGCCCCCGGCTGGTGCCGGTCCACATCCGCATCGGCACCCCGATCCCGCCGCCGGCCTCCCGGCGCCGCCCCGACCTGGACGCCACCACCCGGGCCGCCCAGGAGCAGATCAACCGGATGCTCGACCTCGGCCCGATCAGCGGATCCCTGCTTTTTCCAGCCAGGGAGCCACCCGCTCTTCCACCCACGGCCTGA
- the fabD gene encoding ACP S-malonyltransferase, with amino-acid sequence MAIAWVFPGQGSQKPGMAEGVIDLPGARERFDRASELLGRDLLAICAGDELNDTRNTQPALFVVESLLVDALHGQGRSARLVAGHSLGELVALYAAGVFDAETGLQLMRRRSELMAAAGGGAMTAVMGFDRDELEQAVAATEGVVIANDNSAAQVVLSGTPEAVASVTATVRCKRAIPLAVSGAFHSPFMAAAAEAFAAELEAVPFADARIPVLSNADPRPETDATVLKDRLRRQMTLGVRWRETMERLQGEGISTAVEIGPGNVLSGLIKRSCPGLGTAQIATAADLGQ; translated from the coding sequence ATGGCCATCGCCTGGGTGTTTCCGGGACAGGGTTCGCAGAAGCCGGGGATGGCGGAGGGGGTGATCGACCTGCCGGGGGCCCGGGAGCGCTTCGATCGGGCCTCCGAGCTGCTCGGCCGCGACCTGCTGGCCATCTGCGCCGGAGACGAACTCAACGACACCCGCAACACCCAGCCAGCCCTGTTCGTGGTCGAAAGCCTGTTGGTGGATGCGCTCCACGGCCAGGGCCGCAGCGCCCGGCTGGTGGCGGGCCACAGCCTGGGTGAGCTGGTGGCCCTCTACGCCGCCGGGGTCTTCGATGCCGAGACCGGCCTGCAGCTGATGCGCCGCCGCAGCGAACTGATGGCGGCCGCCGGCGGCGGTGCCATGACCGCCGTGATGGGTTTCGACCGGGACGAGCTCGAGCAGGCGGTGGCCGCCACCGAGGGGGTGGTCATCGCCAACGACAACAGCGCCGCCCAGGTGGTGCTCTCCGGCACCCCGGAGGCGGTGGCCAGCGTCACGGCCACAGTGCGCTGCAAGCGGGCCATCCCCCTGGCGGTGTCCGGCGCCTTCCATTCCCCCTTCATGGCCGCCGCCGCCGAGGCCTTCGCCGCCGAACTGGAGGCGGTGCCGTTCGCCGACGCCCGGATCCCCGTGCTCAGCAACGCCGATCCCCGGCCCGAGACCGACGCCACGGTGCTCAAGGACCGGCTTCGCCGGCAGATGACCCTGGGGGTGCGCTGGCGGGAGACGATGGAACGGCTGCAGGGCGAGGGGATCAGCACCGCCGTGGAGATCGGTCCGGGCAACGTGCTCTCCGGCCTGATCAAGCGCAGCTGCCCCGGCCTCGGCACTGCCCAGATCGCCACCGCCGCCGACCTGGGCCAGTGA
- the plsX gene encoding phosphate acyltransferase PlsX: MPPKDPEGAGREGRRFASNRPKPNRTIRRLVIWYRRNAAVTSLVGTATATASGAASGAVSVAGSMAGAATNVAGSVLQPLVFDPLRRLQQGSHTGAAIDDRQRLWVAVDGMGGDHAPGPILEGCLRAVALLPLRIRFVAEPEPLRRAVAAMGLGQELEEAVQRGLIQVVASGPSVGMNEEATVVRRKRDASINLAMDLVKKGEATAVYSAGNSGAVMAAAIFRLGRLAGIDRPAIGALFPTKDPSQQVLVLDVGANMDCKPEWLHQFALLGNIYSRDVLQVKRPRIGLVNIGEEACKGNDLCLRTHPLLAGDERFVFAGNCEGRDILSGDFDVVVCDGFTGNVLLKFLESVGSVLLDVLRAELPRGRRGKVGSAFLRSNLVRIKKRLDHAEHGGALLLGVDGVCVIGHGSSRALSVVSALRLAHSAASHGVMDDLHALGKGSAGVASTCG; the protein is encoded by the coding sequence TTGCCACCGAAGGATCCTGAAGGCGCAGGGCGCGAAGGCCGTCGCTTCGCCTCCAACCGCCCCAAACCCAACCGCACGATCCGCCGCCTGGTGATCTGGTATCGGCGCAATGCCGCCGTCACCAGCCTCGTGGGCACCGCCACCGCCACCGCCAGCGGAGCGGCCTCCGGGGCGGTGTCGGTGGCCGGCAGCATGGCCGGCGCCGCCACCAACGTGGCGGGCTCCGTGCTCCAGCCCCTGGTGTTCGATCCGCTGCGGCGCCTGCAGCAGGGCAGCCACACCGGCGCCGCCATCGACGACCGCCAGCGCCTCTGGGTGGCCGTGGACGGCATGGGCGGGGACCACGCCCCTGGGCCGATCCTGGAGGGCTGTCTGCGGGCCGTGGCCCTGCTGCCCCTGCGCATCCGTTTCGTGGCCGAGCCGGAGCCGCTGCGGCGGGCGGTGGCGGCCATGGGCCTGGGCCAGGAGCTGGAGGAGGCGGTGCAGCGCGGCCTGATCCAGGTGGTGGCCAGCGGCCCGTCGGTGGGCATGAACGAGGAGGCCACCGTGGTGCGCCGCAAGCGCGACGCCAGCATCAACCTGGCCATGGACCTGGTCAAGAAAGGCGAGGCCACCGCCGTCTATTCCGCCGGCAACTCCGGTGCGGTGATGGCGGCGGCGATCTTCCGCCTCGGCCGGCTGGCCGGCATCGATCGTCCGGCCATCGGCGCCCTGTTCCCCACCAAGGACCCCAGCCAGCAGGTGCTGGTGCTCGACGTGGGGGCCAACATGGACTGCAAGCCCGAATGGCTGCACCAGTTCGCCCTGCTCGGGAACATCTACAGCCGTGACGTGCTGCAGGTGAAGCGCCCCCGCATCGGCCTGGTGAACATCGGCGAGGAGGCGTGCAAGGGCAACGACCTCTGCCTGCGCACCCATCCGTTGCTGGCGGGCGACGAGCGCTTCGTGTTTGCCGGCAACTGCGAGGGGCGCGACATCCTCTCCGGCGACTTCGACGTGGTGGTCTGCGACGGCTTCACCGGCAACGTGCTGCTGAAATTCCTCGAATCGGTGGGCAGCGTCCTGCTGGACGTCCTGCGGGCCGAGTTGCCCCGGGGTCGGCGGGGCAAGGTGGGCTCGGCCTTCCTGCGCAGCAACCTGGTGCGGATCAAGAAGCGCCTCGACCATGCCGAGCACGGCGGCGCGCTGCTGCTCGGGGTCGACGGGGTCTGCGTCATCGGCCATGGCAGCAGCCGGGCCCTTTCGGTGGTGAGCGCCCTGCGGCTGGCCCACTCCGCCGCCAGCCACGGCGTCATGGACGACCTGCACGCCCTCGGCAAGGGGAGCGCCGGAGTGGCAAGCACCTGTGGTTGA
- a CDS encoding YdcF family protein: MLSPPGPRPGAGPQPRPRRRRSRRPSPAPLPPAVAPQRSRRGPRRRRPVSGRVVLAGLAGLALLWLSRGGWWPTPPPPQMILVLGGDADREAAAARLARVDGLPVVVTGGTNPEYAHWLFLQKEGLSPRQVQLDYRARDTVSNFTSLVDDLRKARIRHALLVTSADHMERALLVGRIVAGSRGIHLTPVPVPCGGLCVVEGRRRLWGDGARAALWVVSGQDIRPWVEERVAPWLEKAGIR; this comes from the coding sequence ATGCTGAGCCCCCCCGGACCCCGACCCGGTGCAGGTCCCCAGCCCCGGCCGCGCCGGCGTCGCTCGCGCCGCCCCTCCCCTGCCCCCCTGCCCCCGGCCGTCGCCCCCCAGCGCTCCCGCCGCGGGCCGCGCCGCCGGCGACCCGTTTCGGGGCGGGTGGTGCTGGCGGGCCTGGCGGGACTGGCCCTGCTGTGGCTGTCGCGGGGCGGGTGGTGGCCCACGCCGCCGCCCCCCCAGATGATTCTGGTGCTGGGGGGGGATGCGGATCGGGAGGCGGCGGCCGCCCGCCTGGCCCGGGTGGACGGCCTGCCGGTGGTGGTCACCGGCGGCACCAACCCCGAATACGCCCACTGGCTGTTCCTGCAGAAGGAGGGTCTGTCCCCCCGCCAGGTTCAGCTCGACTACCGGGCCCGTGACACGGTGTCCAACTTCACCTCCCTGGTGGATGACCTGCGCAAGGCCCGGATCCGCCATGCCCTGCTGGTCACCTCCGCCGACCACATGGAGCGGGCCCTGCTGGTGGGGCGGATCGTGGCCGGCAGCCGCGGCATCCATCTCACCCCGGTCCCCGTGCCCTGCGGCGGGCTCTGCGTCGTCGAGGGCCGGCGGCGCCTCTGGGGCGACGGCGCCAGGGCGGCCCTGTGGGTGGTCAGCGGTCAGGACATCAGGCCGTGGGTGGAAGAGCGGGTGGCTCCCTGGCTGGAAAAAGCAGGGATCCGCTGA
- the rpaB gene encoding response regulator transcription factor RpaB gives MTASPTAKETILVVDDEASIRRILETRLSMIGYQVVTASDGEEAIEAFHRVLPDLVVLDVMMPKLDGYGVCQELRKESDVPIVMLTALGDVADRITGLELGADDYVVKPFSPKELEARIRCVLRRVEKDPGAGIPNSGVIQVGDLRIDTNKRQVYRGDERIRLTGMEFSLLELLVSRSGEPFSRGEILKEVWGYTPERHVDTRVVDVHISRLRSKLEDDPANPELILTARGTGYLFQRIVEPVATEGS, from the coding sequence ATGACGGCCTCCCCCACCGCCAAGGAAACGATCCTCGTCGTCGATGACGAGGCCAGCATTCGCCGGATCCTCGAGACGCGCCTCTCGATGATCGGCTACCAGGTGGTCACCGCCAGCGACGGCGAGGAGGCCATCGAGGCCTTCCACCGCGTCCTGCCGGACCTGGTGGTGCTCGACGTGATGATGCCCAAGCTCGACGGCTATGGCGTCTGCCAGGAGCTGCGCAAGGAATCGGACGTGCCGATCGTCATGCTCACCGCCCTCGGTGACGTGGCCGACCGCATCACCGGCCTCGAGCTCGGGGCCGACGACTACGTCGTCAAGCCCTTCAGCCCCAAGGAGCTGGAGGCCCGCATCCGCTGCGTCCTGCGGCGGGTCGAGAAGGACCCGGGCGCCGGGATCCCCAACTCCGGCGTGATCCAGGTGGGCGATCTCCGCATCGACACCAACAAGCGGCAGGTGTACCGGGGCGACGAGCGCATCCGCCTCACCGGCATGGAGTTCAGCCTGCTGGAGCTGCTGGTGAGCCGTTCCGGCGAGCCCTTCAGCCGGGGCGAGATCCTCAAGGAGGTGTGGGGCTACACCCCCGAGCGTCACGTGGACACCCGCGTGGTGGATGTCCACATCTCGCGGCTGCGCTCCAAACTGGAGGATGATCCGGCCAACCCCGAGCTGATCCTCACGGCGCGGGGCACCGGCTACCTGTTCCAGCGCATCGTTGAACCCGTTGCCACCGAAGGATCCTGA